One segment of Homalodisca vitripennis isolate AUS2020 unplaced genomic scaffold, UT_GWSS_2.1 ScUCBcl_1611;HRSCAF=5460, whole genome shotgun sequence DNA contains the following:
- the LOC124371568 gene encoding histone H1-like, translated as MADSATTAPAPAAPTPKKAKAAAASKKPRVKPAHPPTSDMVNAAIKSLKERGGSSLQAIKKYIAANYKVDAEKLAPFIRKYLKSAVASGALTQPKGKGATGSFKLSVKSSGEGAKSAGSETVKKAAKKAPAKPKAGDKKPKAAKKPAAAKKPAAAAATKKAAKPKTPSKAKKVAKPPTKKPKSPKPKKVAVKKAKTPKKTAAKKK; from the coding sequence ATGGCAGACTCCGCTACAACGGCACCGGCACCAGCCGCTCCCACACCGAAGAAGGCGAAGGCCGCGGCCGCCAGCAAGAAGCCCCGCGTCAAGCCGGCTCACCCACCGACGTCGGACATGGTGAACGCGGCCATCAAGAGCCTGAAAGAGCGCGGCGGTTCGTCGCTGCAGGCCATCAAAAAGTACATCGCGGCCAACTACAAGGTTGACGCCGAGAAGCTGGCCCCTTTCATCAGGAAGTACCTCAAGTCGGCCGTAGCGTCCGGCGCTCTCACCCAGCCGAAAGGCAAGGGCGCCACCGGCTCGTTCAAACTGTCGGTGAAATCCTCCGGAGAAGGAGCCAAGTCCGCCGGCAGCGAGACGGTCAAGAAGGCCGCCAAGAAAGCACCGGCCAAGCCGAAAGCCGGCGATAAGAAGCCGAAGGCGGCCAAAAAGCCAGCCGCAGCCAAGAAACCGGCCGCCGCCGCCGCGACCAAGAAGGCCGCCAAGCCCAAGACTCCCAGCAAGGCAAAGAAGGTCGCCAAACCGCCGACCAAAAAGCCCAAGTCGCCCAAACCGAAGAAAGTGGCCGTGAAGAAAGCCAAAACGCCCAAGAAGACCGCCGCCAAGAAGAAGTAA